Genomic window (Spirosoma sp. KCTC 42546):
CTTAACCTGGAACGAGCCGTTTTTTGGCGCCTACATCGGTCTGCTTACCAATTCCAATTAAGATTGGCGAGTAGTGGTAAGTAATAAATTTACCGGTGACAAAACGATTAGCAGTACTCTGTTTTAATTGACTTTCCGACTACAACTTTTGCCGTTTTGGCTACAGTTCAGTTCCGCATACGGGTGAATTTTGCAGCAGAAAAAAAATGCGTTAAACAGTCACTGGTTATGGAAAATGGAATTGACGGTAAAGTTGTAGCCATCACAGGGGCTAGTAGCGGAATAGGGGAAGCCATTGCCCTCCTGCTCGCTAACCGAGGGGCCAAAGTCGTTCTGGGCGCGCGCCGGTCAGATCGGCTGGCGGAGCTTGAAGCCCGCATCAGATCGGCGGGTGGCGACGCTGTTCATGTGCTCACAGACGTTAAACGAAGGGGTGACTTAGTACGCCTTGTCGACGTAGCCTGTGAACGTTACGGCAAACTTGATGTTATGATCAACAATGCAGGCATGAGTCAGCTCTCCCGTATCGACGAACTGGATGTTGAGGGATGGGAGGAAATGATCGATGTGAATCTTAAAGGTGTATTATACGGGATTGCCGCTGCCATTCCTGCTTTTCAGAAACAAGGTTCAGGCCATATCATCAACATTATTTCGACCTCAGGTATAAAGATTGTACCTATGCAAGGCGTATATGCTGGTACCAAAAATGCGGTTCGCACCATAAGCGAAGCCATGCGTCAAGAGTCGGGCGGACGGTGGCGGGTAACGGGTATATCGCCGGGGTTTGTACAGACTGAATTCGCCAATACGATAAAAGATCTCTCCATGAAGGCCGCTGTCCTTGACAAGATGGGATCGATTGCTATTTCACCCGATGCCATTGCCAGGGCCGTTGCCTTCGCCATTGAGCAACCCGCCGATGTTGAGCTGGGTGATATGGTTATTCGGCCAGCCATACAGGATTGAATTTTTAAGCCTGTTTACCCCTAAATCCCCTGAAGGGCAGAGCTTTAAGTTCTATCGTCTTTACCCCCCTCCCCCTAAAGGGGCAGTACTCCGAAGTGAATTTTCTCCCCCTTCAGGGGGCTGGGGGTAAACAAGTTGTCAAAAAAAATGAAAGCAGAGAATCAAAAACCGTATGTATTTGCCAGCATTTCTGAGCTGATGAAGCGGTTGGAACAACCTAAACCGGTGCATCCGCTCATTGCGTTAGTCAACTACGATACGACTAGGGTGAGTCTTGCCGATGCAGGTGCATCGTTTAGTATTAATTTCTACAAAATC
Coding sequences:
- a CDS encoding SDR family oxidoreductase, with amino-acid sequence MENGIDGKVVAITGASSGIGEAIALLLANRGAKVVLGARRSDRLAELEARIRSAGGDAVHVLTDVKRRGDLVRLVDVACERYGKLDVMINNAGMSQLSRIDELDVEGWEEMIDVNLKGVLYGIAAAIPAFQKQGSGHIINIISTSGIKIVPMQGVYAGTKNAVRTISEAMRQESGGRWRVTGISPGFVQTEFANTIKDLSMKAAVLDKMGSIAISPDAIARAVAFAIEQPADVELGDMVIRPAIQD